Proteins from a genomic interval of Nocardioides jishulii:
- the rpsP gene encoding 30S ribosomal protein S16: MAVKIRLKRLGKIRVPQYRIVVVDSRKKRDGRVIEEIGKYHPKEDPSFIDVTSERAQYWLGVGAQPTEAVEAILKITGDWQKFKGLPGTEGTLKVAEPKRDKLEIFNEALKEAAKEPKGAAVTKKADKKAEKKEEAPVEEAPAAEAEAAEAPAEDA, translated from the coding sequence GTGGCCGTCAAGATTCGCCTTAAGCGCCTGGGCAAGATCCGGGTGCCGCAGTACCGCATCGTCGTCGTCGACTCGCGCAAGAAGCGCGATGGTCGAGTGATCGAGGAGATCGGCAAGTACCACCCGAAGGAGGACCCCTCCTTCATCGACGTGACTTCCGAGCGCGCCCAGTACTGGCTCGGCGTCGGCGCCCAGCCGACCGAGGCCGTCGAGGCGATCCTCAAGATCACCGGCGACTGGCAGAAGTTCAAGGGCCTGCCGGGCACCGAGGGCACCCTCAAGGTGGCCGAGCCCAAGCGCGACAAGCTCGAGATCTTCAACGAGGCCCTCAAGGAGGCCGCCAAGGAGCCCAAGGGCGCCGCGGTGACCAAGAAGGCCGACAAGAAGGCCGAGAAGAAGGAGGAGGCCCCCGTCGAGGAGGCCCCCGCCGCCGAGGCTGAGGCCGCCGAGGCGCCCGCCGAGGACGCCTGA
- a CDS encoding RNA-binding protein: MLADALEHLVRGVVDHPDDVVVKDKQLRRGSILEVRVHPDDLGKVIGRNGRTATSFRTVISALAGRGGARIDFVDVDRRR; encoded by the coding sequence ATGCTGGCCGATGCGCTCGAGCACCTCGTCCGCGGAGTGGTGGACCACCCTGACGACGTCGTCGTCAAGGACAAGCAGCTCCGCCGTGGATCGATCCTGGAGGTCCGGGTGCACCCCGACGACCTCGGCAAGGTGATCGGCCGCAACGGTCGCACGGCGACCTCGTTCCGCACCGTCATCTCGGCTCTCGCGGGTCGTGGCGGCGCGCGGATCGACTTCGTCGACGTCGACCGTCGGCGCTGA
- a CDS encoding ABC1 kinase family protein, producing MSLTNNADPRTSSVRYRDLARLAWRHGRSDLLSDAGLGDFAFGDEDGPVGDSSMAEQLTHDLEALGPTFVKLGQLLSTRYDLLPPAYTTALARLQDEVEPFGFEEVREIVEADLGAELRHLYSDFDTEPLAAASLGQVHRATLRNGREVAVKVQRPGVRDRVRADMEVLGRLAATADKRTAAGRRYGLEKLLAQFGRSLAGELDYRREARNLLRFRDLAQGYDLLLVPQPVSSHTSGRVLTMDLVEGRKVTDVGRLGLLDVDARPIVEQLFSFYLTMMLDEGVIHADPHPGNLLLTDDGRLALIDFGMVATVAPRLQDHVLKLMLAIGDGDGEETARALASMGHPLPDYDAAAFRDDVTHLVSEAINAGSDLQVGTVLVELSRLSGAHGLRPPAEMSMIGKALLNLDEATVHLDPDFSPTRALRDNVGGMMTRGMRLRAGGLMSAAVEAKEFTEMLPKRANRILDNLAEGEFHVQVHAIDEERLHTVLQRVANRITFGMVIAATILGAALLARAPGGTQVLGLPVVALVFFVLAVLAGVALTAWIVATDRKVARTERERRGRRGVV from the coding sequence GTGAGCCTGACGAACAACGCCGATCCACGCACGTCGTCGGTGCGCTACCGAGACCTGGCGAGGCTGGCCTGGCGCCACGGTCGATCTGACCTGCTCAGCGACGCCGGACTGGGCGACTTCGCCTTCGGCGACGAGGACGGCCCGGTGGGGGACAGCTCCATGGCGGAGCAGCTGACCCACGACCTGGAGGCCCTGGGGCCGACCTTCGTCAAGCTCGGACAGCTCCTCTCGACGCGTTACGACCTCCTGCCCCCGGCGTACACGACCGCGCTGGCGCGCCTGCAGGACGAGGTTGAGCCCTTCGGGTTCGAGGAGGTGCGCGAGATCGTCGAGGCGGACCTCGGAGCCGAGCTGCGCCACCTGTACTCCGACTTCGACACCGAGCCGCTCGCGGCCGCCTCCCTCGGCCAGGTGCACCGCGCCACCCTGCGCAACGGCCGCGAGGTGGCCGTGAAGGTGCAACGACCCGGTGTACGCGACCGGGTGCGCGCCGACATGGAGGTGTTGGGCCGCCTGGCCGCCACGGCCGACAAGCGCACCGCGGCCGGGCGCCGGTACGGCCTGGAGAAGCTGCTCGCCCAGTTCGGACGCTCGCTGGCCGGTGAGCTCGACTACCGCCGGGAGGCCCGCAACCTGCTCCGGTTCCGCGACCTGGCGCAGGGCTATGACCTGCTGCTGGTCCCCCAGCCGGTGAGCTCCCACACCTCCGGTCGGGTGCTGACCATGGACCTGGTCGAGGGACGCAAGGTGACCGACGTCGGGCGGCTGGGCCTCCTCGACGTCGACGCCCGCCCGATCGTGGAGCAGCTCTTCTCCTTCTACCTCACGATGATGCTCGACGAGGGCGTCATCCACGCCGATCCCCACCCGGGCAACCTGCTGCTGACCGACGACGGGCGCCTGGCGCTGATCGACTTCGGCATGGTGGCCACCGTCGCGCCCCGGCTCCAGGACCACGTCCTGAAGCTGATGCTGGCCATCGGTGACGGCGACGGGGAGGAGACGGCGCGGGCCCTGGCGAGCATGGGGCACCCGCTGCCCGACTACGACGCGGCGGCCTTCCGCGACGACGTCACCCACCTCGTCTCCGAGGCGATCAACGCGGGCAGCGACCTCCAGGTGGGCACCGTGCTGGTCGAGCTGAGCCGCCTCTCCGGGGCGCACGGACTGCGTCCGCCGGCGGAGATGTCGATGATCGGCAAGGCGCTGCTCAACCTCGACGAGGCGACCGTGCACCTGGACCCCGACTTCAGCCCCACCCGAGCGCTGCGCGACAACGTCGGCGGGATGATGACCCGCGGGATGCGTCTGCGCGCCGGAGGTCTGATGTCCGCGGCCGTGGAGGCCAAGGAGTTCACGGAGATGCTGCCCAAGCGGGCCAACCGGATCCTCGACAACCTGGCCGAGGGGGAGTTCCACGTCCAGGTGCACGCGATCGACGAGGAACGCCTGCACACCGTGCTCCAGCGGGTGGCCAACCGGATCACCTTCGGCATGGTGATCGCTGCGACGATCCTCGGCGCGGCTCTGCTGGCCAGGGCGCCGGGCGGGACCCAGGTCCTGGGGCTGCCCGTCGTGGCGCTGGTCTTCTTCGTCCTGGCGGTGCTGGCCGGTGTGGCGCTGACGGCCTGGATCGTCGCCACCGACCGCAAGGTCGCGCGTACGGAGCGGGAGCGACGCGGCAGGCGAGGCGTGGTCTGA
- the rimM gene encoding ribosome maturation factor RimM (Essential for efficient processing of 16S rRNA) — MNSIDVVVGRIGKPHGIRGEVTVEVRTDEPDRRFAPGAVLRVVPPKGSAAPWRTLTVRSARWHQSVLLLGFEEWADRNVAETARGILLEVTLTESDVPEDPDEFYEHQVTGLVVRNLEGAEIGTVTGLVQGSAQDLLQVKATDGRDTLVPFVQALVPEVDLGAGHVVVADRPGLVSPFPDDEEPEGRPGAERG; from the coding sequence GTGAACAGCATCGATGTCGTCGTCGGCCGGATCGGCAAGCCACACGGAATCCGCGGCGAGGTCACCGTCGAGGTGCGCACCGACGAGCCCGACCGGCGTTTCGCGCCGGGCGCCGTGCTCAGGGTCGTGCCGCCGAAGGGATCCGCAGCTCCGTGGCGCACGCTCACCGTGCGCTCGGCGCGGTGGCACCAGAGCGTCCTCCTGCTCGGGTTCGAGGAGTGGGCCGACCGCAACGTGGCCGAGACCGCGCGCGGCATCCTCCTCGAGGTGACGCTCACCGAGAGTGACGTCCCCGAGGACCCCGACGAGTTCTACGAGCACCAGGTCACCGGCCTCGTCGTCCGCAACCTCGAGGGCGCGGAGATCGGCACCGTCACCGGCCTCGTCCAGGGCTCGGCCCAGGACCTCCTCCAGGTCAAGGCAACCGACGGTCGCGACACACTGGTGCCGTTCGTCCAGGCCCTGGTCCCGGAGGTGGACCTCGGAGCCGGCCACGTCGTGGTGGCCGACCGCCCCGGACTGGTCAGCCCCTTCCCGGACGACGAGGAGCCCGAGGGCCGGCCCGGCGCCGAGCGAGGCTGA
- the trmD gene encoding tRNA (guanosine(37)-N1)-methyltransferase TrmD, translating into MRIDIVSIFPDYLAPLELSLPGKARDKGLLDIAVHDLRRWTYDRHRTVDDTPYGGGAGMVMKPEPWGEALDELTADSTPTIIFTTPSGEPFTQKVARELSTEQHLVFACGRYEGIDQRVIDHASQWGRVRETSLGDYVLNGGEVAALAVTEAVVRLLPGFMGNPDSLVEESHEDGLLEYPVYTKPAAWRGHEVPAVLMSGNHGAIAAWRHEQRVERTARRRPDLVHASHLDEQSSVRVATRADAGELLTLQRACWLSEHFDNPGVEIPALTEEYDDVVAWLESWTVLVVHRGGRLVAAGRGRLEGDTWHVGRLMVAPDLQGHGLGRQVLQMIEEAAPPQARTYELVTGAGSVDNQRMYRKAGYRPRGAAEAGVLTLSKRRRISG; encoded by the coding sequence GTGCGCATCGACATCGTCTCGATCTTCCCCGACTACCTGGCCCCGCTCGAGCTGAGCCTGCCGGGCAAGGCCCGCGACAAGGGGCTGCTCGACATCGCCGTCCACGACCTGCGCCGGTGGACCTACGACCGGCACCGCACCGTCGACGACACGCCGTACGGCGGTGGCGCCGGCATGGTGATGAAGCCTGAGCCGTGGGGCGAGGCCCTCGACGAGCTGACCGCGGACTCCACGCCCACGATCATCTTCACCACGCCCAGCGGTGAGCCGTTCACGCAGAAGGTGGCACGCGAGCTCTCTACGGAGCAGCACCTCGTCTTCGCCTGCGGCCGCTACGAGGGCATCGACCAGCGCGTCATTGACCACGCCTCGCAGTGGGGCCGGGTCCGGGAGACCTCCCTGGGCGACTACGTGCTCAACGGGGGAGAGGTGGCGGCGCTGGCCGTCACCGAGGCGGTCGTACGCCTGCTCCCCGGCTTCATGGGCAACCCCGACTCGTTGGTGGAGGAGTCCCACGAGGACGGGCTGCTGGAGTACCCCGTGTACACCAAGCCGGCGGCCTGGCGTGGCCACGAGGTGCCAGCGGTCCTGATGAGCGGCAACCACGGCGCCATCGCCGCGTGGCGCCACGAGCAGCGGGTCGAGCGTACGGCCCGGCGCCGCCCCGACCTCGTGCACGCCAGCCACCTCGACGAGCAGTCGTCGGTGCGGGTGGCCACGCGGGCCGACGCGGGCGAGCTCCTCACCCTGCAGCGGGCCTGCTGGCTCAGCGAGCACTTCGACAACCCGGGCGTCGAGATCCCCGCGCTCACCGAGGAGTACGACGACGTCGTCGCCTGGCTAGAGAGCTGGACGGTGCTGGTGGTCCACCGTGGCGGACGTCTGGTCGCCGCCGGGCGGGGCAGGCTCGAGGGAGACACCTGGCACGTGGGGCGGCTCATGGTCGCGCCCGATCTCCAGGGGCACGGCCTGGGGCGCCAGGTCCTGCAGATGATCGAGGAGGCGGCGCCGCCGCAGGCGCGGACGTACGAGCTCGTGACCGGTGCCGGATCCGTCGACAACCAGCGCATGTACCGCAAGGCCGGCTATCGCCCGCGCGGAGCCGCCGAGGCCGGGGTCCTCACGCTGTCGAAGCGGCGACGAATTTCTGGCTGA
- the rplS gene encoding 50S ribosomal protein L19, with amino-acid sequence MTNLIAEIGNSIKRDDVPAFRAGDTVKVHVKVVEGNRSRVQVFQGVVIKVQGSGIGRTFTVRKISFGTGVERTFPLNSPIFEKIEVVTRGDVRRAKLYYLRNLRGKKAKIKERREF; translated from the coding sequence ATGACCAACCTGATTGCCGAGATCGGCAACTCGATCAAGCGCGACGACGTCCCGGCCTTCCGTGCCGGTGACACCGTCAAGGTCCACGTGAAGGTCGTCGAGGGCAACCGCTCCCGCGTCCAGGTCTTCCAGGGCGTCGTGATCAAGGTGCAGGGCTCGGGCATCGGCCGTACCTTCACCGTTCGCAAGATCTCCTTCGGCACCGGTGTCGAGCGTACGTTCCCGCTGAACTCCCCGATCTTCGAGAAGATCGAGGTCGTGACCCGTGGTGACGTCCGTCGCGCCAAGCTGTACTACCTGCGCAACCTTCGCGGCAAGAAGGCGAAGATCAAGGAGCGCCGCGAGTTCTGA
- the lepB gene encoding signal peptidase I has translation MTSEDRDSQPLDVGKESRSSASPAPSPGAGRKPRKQLPLWQETILLGAVALILAIIVKTFFVQAFYIPSESMEPGLIRNDRILVQKMSYWGGEPQRGDVVVFKDPGGWLGGVEDPAQSSLLVRAATKIGLYPAGGHLVKRVIGVEGDVITCCDDDGNISVNGVPLEESDYVNDDPATACNGPRPGNCDWKAGPVPEGKLFVMGDNRGRSADSSEHMCRENETDCAPGYEFVDSDLVVGRVFALIWPFDRIRLDHRPDSFDAVKDAE, from the coding sequence GTGACTTCCGAAGACCGCGACTCCCAGCCCCTCGACGTAGGGAAGGAGTCGCGGTCTTCTGCGTCTCCGGCTCCCTCGCCGGGCGCGGGCAGGAAGCCCCGCAAGCAGCTCCCCCTGTGGCAGGAGACGATCCTGCTGGGCGCCGTCGCCCTCATCCTCGCGATCATCGTCAAGACCTTCTTCGTACAGGCGTTCTACATCCCCTCGGAGTCGATGGAGCCCGGCCTGATCCGCAACGACCGGATCCTGGTGCAGAAGATGTCCTACTGGGGTGGGGAGCCGCAGCGGGGTGACGTCGTGGTCTTCAAGGACCCGGGCGGCTGGCTCGGCGGCGTGGAGGACCCGGCTCAGAGCAGCCTGCTGGTCCGGGCGGCGACGAAGATCGGCCTCTACCCCGCAGGTGGCCATCTGGTGAAGCGCGTCATCGGTGTCGAGGGTGACGTGATCACCTGTTGCGACGACGACGGCAACATCTCGGTCAACGGCGTGCCGCTGGAGGAGTCCGACTACGTCAACGACGACCCCGCGACGGCCTGCAACGGCCCCCGCCCGGGCAACTGCGACTGGAAGGCGGGACCCGTCCCGGAGGGCAAGCTATTCGTGATGGGTGACAACCGCGGACGCTCCGCCGACTCCTCCGAGCACATGTGCCGTGAGAACGAGACCGACTGCGCGCCGGGCTACGAGTTCGTCGACAGCGACCTCGTCGTGGGTCGGGTCTTCGCCCTGATCTGGCCGTTCGACCGGATCCGGCTCGACCACCGCCCTGACTCCTTCGACGCCGTCAAGGACGCCGAGTAG
- a CDS encoding ribonuclease HII, translated as MATGSTVPTLRLERSLLRGGAVHLACADEVGRGALSGPVSIGMVVITLQTRSAPQGVRDSKLLTPAARAALVPKVQRWATAYAVGHAGADEIDEHGIIGGLRLAGHRALSALSVRPDLVLLDGNHDYLSVPEQLALFGGHPDLLDDVPPVVTAVKGDMRCAGVAAASILAKTERDAIMTTLAAQHPEYAWAENKGYSAPEHVAALRQHGPTPLHRRSWSLPGVATPVAAGEMGEVGAPDEVGLAEAAVALGSS; from the coding sequence ATGGCCACCGGCTCCACCGTCCCGACCCTCCGCCTGGAGCGCAGCCTCCTGCGCGGTGGCGCGGTGCACCTGGCCTGCGCCGACGAGGTGGGTCGGGGTGCCCTGAGCGGACCCGTCTCGATCGGGATGGTCGTCATCACGCTCCAGACCCGCTCCGCGCCCCAGGGAGTGCGGGACAGCAAGCTCCTCACGCCGGCGGCCCGCGCCGCGCTGGTGCCCAAGGTGCAGCGCTGGGCCACGGCGTACGCGGTCGGGCACGCCGGCGCCGACGAGATCGACGAGCACGGGATCATCGGGGGCTTGCGGCTGGCCGGTCACCGGGCGCTGTCGGCGCTGTCGGTGCGGCCCGACCTCGTGCTGCTCGACGGCAACCACGACTACCTCAGCGTGCCGGAGCAGCTGGCCCTCTTCGGGGGGCACCCGGACCTGCTCGACGACGTGCCGCCGGTGGTCACCGCCGTCAAGGGCGACATGAGGTGCGCGGGGGTCGCGGCTGCCAGCATCCTGGCCAAGACCGAGCGCGACGCCATCATGACGACCCTGGCTGCCCAGCACCCGGAGTACGCGTGGGCCGAGAACAAGGGCTACTCGGCGCCCGAGCACGTCGCCGCCCTGCGCCAGCACGGCCCCACCCCGCTGCACCGCCGTTCGTGGAGCCTGCCGGGCGTCGCCACGCCGGTCGCGGCCGGCGAGATGGGCGAGGTGGGCGCGCCGGACGAAGTGGGGCTCGCCGAGGCTGCCGTCGCACTAGGCTCCTCGTGA
- a CDS encoding DUF2469 domain-containing protein: protein MSAEDLEKYETEMELTLYREYRDVVSIFTYVVETDRRFYLCNSVDLKARTENGEVFFEVTMSDAWVWDMYRPARFAKNVKVLTFKDVNIEELSHQEIDPPKS from the coding sequence ATGAGCGCCGAGGATCTCGAGAAGTACGAGACCGAGATGGAGCTGACGCTCTACCGCGAGTACCGCGACGTGGTCTCGATCTTCACCTACGTGGTGGAGACCGACCGCCGCTTCTACCTCTGCAACTCCGTCGACCTCAAGGCGCGCACCGAGAACGGTGAGGTCTTCTTCGAGGTGACGATGAGTGACGCCTGGGTCTGGGACATGTACCGACCTGCGCGCTTCGCGAAGAACGTGAAGGTGCTGACGTTCAAGGACGTCAACATCGAGGAGCTGAGCCACCAGGAGATCGACCCGCCGAAGTCCTGA
- a CDS encoding alpha/beta hydrolase family esterase, with amino-acid sequence MVLRSRSPLLHRVHLVVAIAPVAALMACSGGGQEGDAPLPREDGLHTMTVADEERTYWLDLPSDYDPEASALPLVLALHGTGGSHERWLDDTYNLKAAVGEDAVLVYPDALVSSAGTRQWVTDRDVPFIDALLDHLPDRVTFDPDRILVTGQSSGAGMSHEIGCQLGDRVRAVAPQAGVLMSTECTGSVAVIQVQGTGDPVVPIGLATSTNTFWAKYNGLDAGVSEPGLDEHCVSRTAEADHPYPVLWCTHNEGTGVGRDGHKWPSFAGKAIWEAFAALPDASPTSAAPTGGGNANAAVDSDTTATFTLRFPEDWPSTPVQGAVVAYAPGEVTPTTAPLAFMTMSFAPGDAVPGGEVTYEVPVSWTQFGAGGVQFPGTYTLMVTMHTENGGYPIPVPEMDLWVTTEYELTGRDEPIAIDGVLDLTPISGDTGL; translated from the coding sequence GTGGTTCTTCGCTCCCGCTCCCCGCTCCTGCACCGTGTCCACCTGGTGGTGGCGATCGCTCCCGTTGCCGCGTTGATGGCCTGCAGCGGTGGTGGCCAGGAAGGCGACGCACCGTTGCCTCGTGAGGACGGTCTGCACACCATGACCGTCGCGGACGAGGAGCGGACGTACTGGCTCGACCTGCCGTCCGACTACGACCCCGAGGCCAGCGCCCTGCCACTCGTGCTCGCGCTCCACGGCACCGGCGGGTCCCACGAACGCTGGCTGGACGACACCTACAACCTCAAGGCCGCGGTCGGCGAGGACGCCGTGCTGGTCTACCCGGACGCGCTCGTCAGCTCCGCCGGCACTCGTCAATGGGTGACCGATCGCGACGTGCCCTTCATCGACGCCCTCCTCGACCACCTCCCCGACCGGGTCACCTTCGACCCGGACCGCATCCTGGTGACCGGCCAGTCCAGCGGGGCCGGGATGTCGCACGAGATCGGCTGCCAACTCGGCGACCGGGTGCGGGCCGTCGCGCCCCAGGCAGGCGTGCTGATGTCGACCGAGTGCACCGGCTCGGTGGCCGTCATCCAGGTCCAGGGCACCGGCGACCCGGTCGTGCCCATCGGGCTGGCGACCTCCACCAACACCTTCTGGGCCAAGTACAACGGCCTCGACGCGGGAGTCAGCGAGCCCGGTCTGGACGAGCACTGCGTCTCCCGCACCGCCGAGGCCGACCACCCGTACCCCGTGCTCTGGTGCACCCACAACGAGGGCACGGGCGTGGGGCGCGACGGGCACAAGTGGCCCTCCTTCGCCGGCAAGGCGATCTGGGAGGCGTTCGCCGCCCTGCCCGACGCGTCCCCGACGTCGGCCGCCCCCACGGGCGGCGGCAACGCCAACGCCGCGGTCGACTCCGACACCACCGCCACGTTCACGCTGCGCTTCCCGGAGGACTGGCCCAGTACCCCGGTCCAGGGCGCGGTGGTCGCCTACGCGCCCGGAGAGGTGACGCCCACGACGGCACCGCTCGCCTTCATGACGATGTCCTTCGCCCCCGGCGACGCCGTCCCCGGTGGCGAGGTCACCTACGAGGTCCCGGTCTCGTGGACGCAGTTCGGCGCCGGGGGCGTCCAGTTCCCGGGCACGTACACGCTCATGGTCACGATGCACACCGAGAACGGTGGCTACCCGATCCCGGTGCCGGAGATGGACCTGTGGGTCACCACCGAGTACGAGCTGACCGGACGCGACGAGCCGATCGCCATCGACGGCGTCCTCGACCTGACCCCGATCAGCGGCGACACCGGCCTGTGA
- a CDS encoding YraN family protein, with amino-acid sequence MGHNKALGDYGERVAGRHLAALGMQVLDRNWRCELGEIDLVLREGTTLVVCEVKTRSSDDFGTPHEAVDEVKARRLRRLAARWIEQSGLRPREVRFDLVAVLRPRRGATNIEHVRGAY; translated from the coding sequence GTGGGACACAACAAGGCGCTGGGGGACTACGGGGAGCGGGTGGCCGGACGACACCTGGCGGCTCTGGGCATGCAGGTCCTCGACCGCAACTGGCGGTGTGAGCTCGGGGAGATCGACCTCGTGCTGCGTGAGGGCACGACCCTGGTCGTCTGCGAGGTGAAGACGCGCAGCTCCGACGACTTCGGCACCCCGCACGAAGCCGTCGACGAGGTGAAGGCCAGGCGGCTGCGCCGATTGGCTGCGCGCTGGATCGAGCAGTCCGGGCTCCGGCCCCGTGAGGTGCGCTTCGACCTGGTGGCTGTCCTGAGGCCACGCCGGGGCGCGACGAACATCGAGCACGTGCGGGGGGCCTACTGA
- a CDS encoding YifB family Mg chelatase-like AAA ATPase, whose product MLASAWTVVLQGSLGHLVEVQVDISPGVVGATIVGRPDASLLEARDRVRMAITHSAAPWPSTRRVTILLSPADLPKRGTHFDLAIALGIKAADGTLPEGCLAETVLIGELTLAGGLRPVPGVLPMVMAGAARGMRRAFVPEPQAREAAMVPGVEVYGVRSLAQVIAQLCGEEVPVAEAVPESGGTSLLSWRGEDRVDDVDLADLVGMADARYALEVAAAGGHHLMLSGPKGSGKTSLAERLPTILPDLTREEALELTAVLSLAGQPGVTDLVVRPPFRAPHHDVSKSSLLGGGNGRVRPGELSRAHCGVLFLDEFPLFRSDVIEALRQPMESGEIRVSRGEESAVYPARGMVVLASNPCPCGDYHPIARVNNCTCGEVTRREYRRRMTGPIADRIDVVRHVLGPTRADRGPLADREPSSAVRTRVTQARIRQAERYAGETWRLNGQVPGHLLRARWPLPPAVETRLDDEVHSGRLSRRGATRVHRLAWTVADLMGVDAPEAVAFETALRLRTGEPLSLAPLGRVE is encoded by the coding sequence ATGCTGGCATCGGCATGGACCGTCGTCCTCCAGGGCTCCCTCGGCCACCTGGTCGAGGTGCAGGTGGACATCTCACCAGGGGTCGTGGGCGCCACGATCGTGGGGCGCCCTGACGCCTCGCTGCTCGAGGCGCGCGACAGGGTGCGGATGGCGATCACCCACTCCGCGGCTCCTTGGCCCTCGACGCGTCGGGTGACGATCCTGCTGAGCCCGGCCGACCTGCCCAAGCGTGGCACGCACTTCGACCTGGCGATCGCCCTGGGGATCAAGGCGGCCGACGGCACCCTCCCCGAAGGGTGCCTGGCCGAGACCGTCCTGATCGGCGAGCTGACACTGGCGGGCGGGTTGCGCCCCGTCCCCGGCGTCCTGCCGATGGTGATGGCTGGCGCCGCGCGAGGGATGCGTCGGGCCTTCGTCCCCGAACCGCAGGCGCGGGAGGCCGCCATGGTGCCCGGCGTGGAGGTCTACGGCGTCCGCTCGCTGGCGCAGGTCATCGCGCAGCTCTGCGGCGAGGAGGTCCCGGTCGCCGAGGCCGTCCCTGAGTCCGGCGGGACCAGCCTGCTGAGCTGGCGGGGGGAGGACCGCGTCGACGACGTCGACCTGGCCGACCTGGTCGGCATGGCCGATGCGAGATACGCGCTCGAGGTCGCCGCCGCCGGTGGTCACCACCTGATGCTCTCGGGGCCCAAGGGGTCGGGCAAGACGAGCCTCGCCGAGCGGCTGCCCACGATCCTGCCAGACCTCACGCGCGAGGAGGCGCTGGAGCTGACCGCGGTGCTGTCGCTGGCCGGCCAGCCGGGCGTCACGGACCTGGTCGTGCGTCCGCCCTTTCGGGCACCGCACCACGACGTCTCCAAGTCGAGCCTGCTCGGTGGGGGCAACGGCCGGGTCCGGCCGGGTGAGCTCTCCAGGGCCCACTGCGGCGTCCTCTTCCTGGACGAGTTCCCGCTCTTTCGCAGCGACGTCATCGAGGCGCTGCGCCAACCCATGGAGAGTGGCGAGATCCGGGTCTCTCGTGGGGAGGAGTCAGCGGTCTACCCGGCACGGGGCATGGTGGTGCTGGCCTCGAACCCGTGTCCGTGCGGCGACTACCACCCCATCGCGAGGGTCAACAACTGCACCTGCGGCGAGGTGACTCGCCGCGAGTACCGCCGTCGGATGACCGGCCCGATCGCTGACCGCATCGACGTGGTGCGCCACGTGCTCGGCCCGACCCGGGCCGACCGAGGACCCCTCGCGGACCGCGAGCCCAGCTCGGCCGTCCGCACCCGGGTCACCCAGGCGCGGATCCGGCAGGCCGAGCGGTACGCAGGTGAGACATGGCGGCTGAACGGGCAGGTGCCCGGGCACCTGCTGCGTGCCCGCTGGCCCCTGCCGCCCGCGGTGGAGACGAGGTTGGACGACGAGGTGCACAGCGGACGCTTGAGCAGACGTGGAGCCACCCGGGTGCACCGACTGGCCTGGACGGTGGCCGACCTGATGGGCGTGGACGCGCCGGAGGCCGTGGCCTTCGAGACCGCGCTGCGCCTGCGCACCGGAGAACCACTCTCCCTCGCTCCTCTCGGACGGGTCGAGTGA